The Coleofasciculaceae cyanobacterium genome has a segment encoding these proteins:
- a CDS encoding EAL domain-containing protein: MSKDRIKNFALQPKAALDSYFGNNRAAIICVDDEPIILSSLGEQLKRSLGQRYDIELVNSGAEAIAVCAELTAEGIDIPVIICDQIMPDMTGDKLLIKLHSFYPNTLKILLTGQANADAVGNLVNAAALYRYVAKPWDETDLILTVKEALKRYQQEQQLAAQNKILLEVNQQLESAISWLQATLEATADGILVLDEGGKVVNYNQKFIEIWGLPTQPKLDREQILTLILAEITEPYANSLRERYAQLDSDKYNSLELKNGKIVECYSQVQQLQKQKMGQVWSFRDVTEHKKAQTIIQHQAFHDSLTNLPNRTLFDRELEKALDLAQQNNKMLAVLFLDLDRFKTINDTLGHAVGDILLKNVVERIKKCIREKDIIARWGGDEFTLLLPEINCREDATAIAIRILEALKPGFNLEKHYLHITSSIGIAVFPDDGKDAETLLKNADVALYCVKEKGRNHYQHYTSRLNSQAYELLNLENNLHNALGKQEFTLYYQPIIEVSTNKIVKVEALLRWQHTDLGLVSPDLFIPIAEENGLIVEIGEWVLKTACSQAKAWQNMGLSDLIVSVNLSARQFYNNDLVQTIKQVLLATKLSASSLELEITETATMRNTNLAKQILLELHQMEISLSMDDFGTGYSSLSYLKNFPFSTIKIDRSFVNEVSFDSSNLAIINAIITLGSGLNLQIVAEGVESEQLKNLLETLHCKYMQGHFISAPLTMTKATELLLRSASILS; this comes from the coding sequence ATGAGCAAAGATCGAATAAAAAATTTTGCTTTGCAACCAAAAGCTGCGTTAGATAGTTATTTTGGTAATAATCGAGCCGCAATTATTTGTGTTGATGATGAGCCGATCATTTTAAGTAGTTTGGGAGAACAGCTAAAACGTTCTTTGGGTCAGAGATATGACATTGAACTGGTAAATAGCGGAGCAGAGGCGATCGCTGTTTGTGCAGAATTAACCGCAGAAGGAATTGATATTCCAGTGATTATTTGCGATCAAATTATGCCCGACATGACGGGAGACAAATTATTAATTAAGCTACATTCCTTTTATCCTAATACTTTAAAAATTTTATTAACAGGACAAGCTAATGCTGATGCAGTGGGAAATTTGGTTAACGCTGCTGCTCTATATCGTTATGTTGCTAAACCTTGGGACGAAACAGACTTAATTCTGACCGTTAAAGAAGCTTTAAAACGCTACCAGCAAGAACAACAATTAGCAGCACAAAACAAAATCTTACTTGAGGTTAATCAGCAATTAGAAAGTGCTATTTCATGGTTACAAGCTACTTTAGAAGCCACTGCCGACGGCATTTTAGTCTTAGATGAAGGTGGCAAAGTTGTTAACTATAATCAAAAATTTATTGAAATTTGGGGCTTGCCTACACAACCCAAGCTTGATCGCGAGCAAATTTTAACTCTAATTTTAGCAGAAATTACTGAACCTTACGCCAACAGCTTAAGAGAAAGATACGCCCAACTTGACTCAGACAAATACAATTCTTTAGAACTAAAAAACGGTAAAATTGTCGAATGTTATTCCCAAGTACAGCAGCTTCAAAAACAAAAAATGGGTCAGGTTTGGAGTTTCAGGGACGTTACTGAACACAAAAAAGCTCAGACAATTATTCAACATCAGGCTTTTCATGACTCTTTGACTAATTTACCCAACCGAACTTTGTTTGATCGCGAATTAGAGAAAGCTCTAGATTTAGCACAACAAAACAATAAAATGCTGGCGGTGTTGTTTTTAGATTTAGACCGTTTTAAAACTATCAACGATACTTTGGGTCATGCAGTGGGAGATATTTTACTCAAAAATGTGGTCGAGCGAATTAAAAAATGCATTAGAGAAAAAGACATTATTGCTCGTTGGGGAGGAGATGAATTTACGCTTTTGTTGCCTGAAATTAACTGTCGAGAAGATGCCACGGCGATCGCTATCAGAATTTTAGAAGCCCTTAAACCTGGTTTTAATTTGGAAAAGCATTATTTACACATTACCAGCAGTATTGGAATTGCTGTTTTTCCTGACGATGGCAAAGATGCCGAAACCTTATTAAAAAATGCTGATGTTGCTCTGTATTGTGTCAAAGAAAAAGGTCGCAACCATTATCAACACTATACTTCGAGACTAAATTCCCAGGCTTATGAATTACTCAATTTAGAGAATAATTTACATAACGCTTTAGGCAAACAAGAATTTACTCTTTACTATCAGCCGATTATTGAGGTTTCTACTAACAAGATTGTTAAAGTAGAAGCTTTGCTACGTTGGCAACATACAGATTTAGGGCTGGTTTCTCCTGACTTGTTTATCCCCATTGCCGAAGAAAATGGTTTGATTGTCGAGATTGGCGAATGGGTGCTAAAAACCGCCTGCTCTCAAGCTAAAGCATGGCAAAACATGGGTCTATCTGACTTAATCGTGTCCGTTAATTTATCAGCTCGTCAATTTTATAACAATGATTTAGTTCAGACTATAAAACAAGTTTTATTAGCCACAAAATTAAGTGCTAGTAGCTTAGAGTTAGAAATAACCGAAACAGCTACGATGCGTAATACCAATCTAGCTAAGCAGATACTTCTAGAGCTGCATCAAATGGAGATTTCCCTATCAATGGATGATTTTGGTACGGGATATTCATCTCTTAGCTATCTTAAAAACTTTCCCTTTAGCACGATTAAGATAGATCGCTCTTTTGTCAATGAGGTTAGCTTTGATTCGAGTAATTTGGCGATCATTAACGCCATTATTACTTTAGGATCGGGTTTAAATCTACAAATTGTTGCCGAAGGAGTTGAATCGGAACAATTAAAGAATTTACTAGAAACTTTGCACTGTAAATATATGCAAGGGCATTTTATCAGTGCGCCATTGACGATGACCAAAGCAACTGAATTACTATTGCGCTCGGCAAGTATTTTAAGTTAG
- a CDS encoding TIGR04376 family protein, translating to MGLFDDINQFLEERLDEFLRDNPHLELQAIEEQLLEQELDTTKLIAKLELEEKSLQDRVLAIANDIQTWHARIGKAEKANRKDLADAAREREAELLRQGNQVWGQMEGVKQRTTQAKELLQQVKQKRQQLKKSVQAQTQASSTYSSDTIGWDRGASSPQYHRSADPLEAEFQQWEVDEELEQIRKNMNK from the coding sequence ATGGGTTTATTTGACGATATCAACCAGTTTTTAGAAGAGCGACTCGACGAGTTTTTACGTGATAATCCTCATCTAGAATTGCAGGCAATTGAAGAACAGTTACTAGAACAAGAACTAGACACCACTAAGTTGATTGCCAAACTCGAGCTAGAAGAAAAAAGTTTGCAAGATCGGGTATTGGCGATCGCTAATGATATTCAAACTTGGCACGCTAGAATTGGCAAAGCCGAAAAAGCCAACAGAAAGGATTTAGCCGATGCTGCTAGAGAGCGAGAAGCTGAATTATTAAGGCAGGGAAACCAAGTTTGGGGACAGATGGAAGGGGTTAAGCAGCGTACCACACAAGCTAAAGAGCTACTCCAGCAGGTGAAACAAAAGCGACAACAACTTAAAAAGTCAGTTCAAGCCCAAACTCAAGCGTCCAGCACTTATTCTAGCGACACTATAGGATGGGATCGTGGTGCTAGCTCTCCTCAGTATCATCGCAGTGCCGATCCTCTAGAAGCAGAATTTCAGCAGTGGGAAGTGGATGAAGAGTTAGAACAAATTAGAAAGAACATGAATAAGTAA